In a genomic window of Callospermophilus lateralis isolate mCalLat2 chromosome 12, mCalLat2.hap1, whole genome shotgun sequence:
- the LOC143411670 gene encoding uncharacterized protein LOC143411670, with amino-acid sequence MESSESKRINKKKILQLFSPFCSCAREQSKTKPESPEVGKNLWKANRASREENDIFREDNKSLWRENKALRGESEAFRRENKLIRERNQLLQEENKVLWELKKSTLEKQKLPRENVKALNTQRKSSRQQKRAREAQLQALKQQEIAFQSEAKALDEEMRSLNQEIRALHHQKKAINMEEEALVKEGIALGKEEEALWKEERALRKENKALREEHSALQQEERALQEEALLLQSWYSFLQERELSSTTMK; translated from the coding sequence ATGGAGAGCTCCGAATCAAAAcggataaataaaaagaagatacTGCAGTTGTTCTCCCCTTTCTGCTCTTGTGCCCGAGAACAAAGTAAAACCAAACCGGAGTCTCCCGAAGTGGGAAAGAATCTCTGGAAAGCTAACCGCGCGTCCCGAGAGGAGAACGACATTTTCCGGGAGGACAACAAGTCCCTCTGGAGAGAAAACAAAGCTCTCCGCGGGGAGAGCGAAGCCTTTCGAAGGGAGAACAAGTTGATCCGGGAACGCAACCAGCTCCTGCAGGAGGAAAACAAGGTGCTCTGGGAGCTTAAAAAGAGCACCCTGGAGAAGCAGAAATTACCTAGAGAAAATGTCAAGGCCTTGAACACGCAGAGAAAATCAAGCCGGCAACAGAAGCGAGCCCGCGAGGCTCAGCTCCAGGCCCTCAAGCAGCAGGAGATCGCCTTCCAGAGCGAGGCCAAAGCTCTGGACGAGGAAATGAGGTCTCTGAACCAGGAGATCAGGGCCCTGCACCACCAGAAGAAAGCCATCAACATGGAGGAAGAGGCCCTGGTGAAGGAGGGAATCGCTCTTGGGAAGGAGGAAGAGGCCCTGTGGAAGGAGGAGCGGGCCCTGCGGAAGGAGAACAAGGCTCTGAGAGAAGAGCACAGCGCCCTTCAGCAGGAGGAGAGGGCCCTGCAGGAGGAGGCCCTGCTCCTCCAGTCGTGGTacagcttccttcaggaaaggGAGCTCAGCAGCACAACAATGAAATAG